From Bosea sp. NBC_00550, the proteins below share one genomic window:
- a CDS encoding acetyl/propionyl/methylcrotonyl-CoA carboxylase subunit alpha, which yields MTIAAKLPSILIANRGEIACRVIRTAKRLGLRTIAVYSDADAEALFVQMADDAYHIGPAPARESYLDAGKILAVAKEAGAACIHPGYGFLSENADFADACAKAGVVFVGPPASAIRAMGLKDAAKALVEKADVPVVPGYHGAEQGVDFLSREAERIGYPVLIKAVAGGGGKGMKKVERPEEFADALTSAQREGQNAFGDARVLVEKYVLSPRHVEIQVFGDSHGNVVHLYERDCSLQRRHQKVIEEAPAPGMSAEVRAAMGKAATEAAKAVGYVGAGTVEFIADGRDGLRADRFYFMEMNTRLQVEHPVTEAITGLDLVELQLQVAAGEPLGFTQAEVKANGHAVEARLYAEDPEKGFLPSTGKLWALQFPEGEGIRIDTGVEAGDTVTPFYDPMIAKVIAHGATRDEALDRLGAALGETIVAGPRTNLAFLKKLTEAEGFRKGPFDTGFIDRNISALGAEPQPLDAAAVAAAALQLEEERQAAGMIAAAGRAEGEARSPWLDPDAFSLMPRQPLGLPLTVDGERVEARIEWHREDARVSLPGHEIGEGEHEIALAEGEGGIWFALHRGRQTAVSLFDPFSVDLDAAAGSGGVIKAPMHGKLVAVFVAPGETVLKGQRLAIVEAMKMEHVLTAPRDGTVSEVVGEPGAQVAEGAKVVVLGE from the coding sequence ATGACGATCGCCGCCAAGCTGCCTTCCATCCTGATCGCCAATCGCGGCGAGATCGCCTGCCGCGTGATCCGTACCGCCAAGCGGCTCGGGCTGCGCACCATAGCGGTCTATTCGGATGCCGACGCGGAGGCGCTGTTCGTGCAGATGGCCGACGATGCCTACCATATCGGGCCCGCCCCGGCCCGCGAGAGCTATCTCGATGCCGGCAAGATCCTGGCCGTCGCCAAGGAGGCGGGGGCCGCCTGCATCCATCCGGGCTACGGCTTTCTCTCCGAGAATGCCGACTTCGCCGATGCCTGCGCCAAGGCCGGGGTCGTCTTCGTCGGCCCGCCCGCCTCGGCGATTCGGGCGATGGGTTTGAAGGATGCCGCCAAGGCGCTGGTCGAGAAGGCTGATGTGCCGGTGGTGCCGGGTTATCACGGCGCCGAGCAGGGCGTCGATTTCCTGAGCCGGGAGGCCGAGCGCATCGGCTATCCCGTGCTGATCAAGGCGGTCGCCGGCGGCGGCGGCAAGGGCATGAAGAAGGTCGAGCGGCCCGAGGAGTTCGCGGACGCCCTGACCAGCGCCCAGCGCGAGGGGCAGAATGCCTTCGGTGACGCCCGCGTCCTCGTCGAGAAATACGTGCTCTCGCCCCGCCATGTCGAAATCCAGGTCTTCGGCGACAGCCACGGCAATGTCGTCCATCTCTACGAGCGCGACTGCTCGCTGCAGCGGCGCCACCAGAAGGTTATCGAGGAGGCGCCGGCACCGGGCATGAGCGCGGAAGTCCGCGCCGCCATGGGCAAGGCTGCGACCGAAGCCGCGAAGGCGGTCGGCTATGTCGGGGCCGGCACGGTCGAGTTCATCGCCGATGGGCGCGACGGTCTGCGGGCCGACCGCTTCTACTTCATGGAGATGAATACGCGGCTCCAGGTCGAGCATCCGGTGACGGAGGCGATCACCGGGCTCGATCTCGTCGAATTGCAATTGCAGGTCGCGGCCGGCGAGCCGCTCGGATTCACGCAGGCCGAGGTGAAGGCAAACGGCCATGCGGTCGAGGCGCGGCTCTATGCCGAGGACCCGGAGAAGGGCTTCCTGCCTTCGACCGGCAAGCTCTGGGCGCTGCAATTCCCGGAGGGCGAGGGCATCCGCATCGATACCGGCGTCGAGGCCGGCGACACGGTGACGCCGTTCTACGACCCGATGATCGCCAAGGTGATCGCCCATGGCGCGACGCGCGACGAGGCGCTCGACCGGCTGGGCGCGGCGCTGGGCGAGACCATCGTCGCCGGCCCCCGCACCAATCTTGCCTTCCTGAAGAAATTGACCGAGGCGGAGGGCTTCCGAAAGGGGCCGTTCGACACCGGTTTCATCGATCGCAACATCAGCGCGCTCGGCGCCGAGCCACAGCCGCTCGACGCAGCAGCCGTGGCGGCGGCGGCCCTGCAGCTCGAAGAGGAGCGGCAGGCGGCCGGAATGATCGCGGCTGCGGGCCGGGCGGAAGGCGAAGCGCGCTCACCTTGGCTCGATCCCGACGCGTTCTCGCTGATGCCGCGCCAGCCGCTCGGCCTGCCGCTCACGGTCGATGGCGAGCGCGTGGAGGCGCGGATCGAATGGCATCGCGAGGATGCGCGCGTCAGCCTGCCCGGCCACGAGATCGGCGAGGGCGAGCATGAGATCGCTCTGGCCGAGGGTGAGGGCGGCATCTGGTTCGCGCTGCATCGCGGCCGGCAGACGGCCGTGTCGCTGTTCGACCCCTTCTCGGTCGATCTCGATGCGGCCGCGGGCTCCGGCGGGGTGATCAAGGCGCCGATGCACGGCAAGCTCGTCGCGGTCTTCGTCGCGCCGGGCGAGACGGTGCTCAAGGGCCAGAGGCTCGCCATCGTCGAGGCGATGAAGATGGAGCATGTGCTGACCGCCCCGCGTGACGGCACGGTGAGCGAGGTCGTGGGCGAGCCGGGAGCGCAGGTCGCCGAAGGCGCGAAGGTCGTGGTGCTCGGCGAATAG